The Acidimicrobiales bacterium genome includes the window GCGCGTGCGCAGGTCCCTACGCCGAGGCGCGGAGCTCGTCGAGCGCCGCGGCGACGCCCCCGTGGTGGTGCGGCAGGCCGCCCCGCTCGAGGCTCAGCTCCACTCCGGCGAGGGCGGCGATGAGCGACAGGTCGTCGAAGTCCCCGAGGTGCCCGATTCGGAAGACCTTGCCGGCGAGCTGGCCCATGCCGGCGCCGAGCGCCAGCCCGAAGTGGTCGTGGGCGACCTTGCGGAACTCGGCGTCGGTGTGGCCCTCCGGCAGGAGCACGGCGGTGACCGTCGGGCTGTAGGCCTCCTTGGCCGTGCAGAGGAGCTCGAGGCCCCAGGCCTCGACCGCGGCGCGCGCCGCGCGACTGTGGCGGAGGTGGCGGGAGAAGATCTGCTCGAGCCCCTCCTCCATCAGCATGCCGAGCGCCTCTCGCAGGCCGAGGAGCAGGTTCGTCGCCGGGGTGTAGGGGAAGAAGCCACTCGCGTTCTGGTCGAGGACGGGCTTCCACTCCCAAAAGGCCCGTGGCAGCGACGCGCCCGTGCTCGCCGCGAGCGCCTTTTCGCTGACCGCGTTGAACCCGAGGCCCGGCGGCAGCATCAGCCCCTTCTGGGAGCCGGCGACGGTGACGTCGACCCGCCATTCGTCATGGCGGTAGTCGATCGAGGCGAGCGAGGAGACGGCGTCGACGAAGAGCAGCGCGGGGTGGCCCGCCGCGTCGATCGCCTCGCGGACCGCGGCGATGTCACTCGTCACGCCGGTCGAGGTCTCGTTGTGGGTGACGAGGACCGCCTTGATCGCATGGGCGGCGTCGGCCGAGAGGCGCTCCCGGACGAGCGCGGGGTTGACCGGAGAGCGCCAGTCCGTGGCGATCGTCTGCACGTCGAGGCCGAACTGCGCGGCCACCTTCGCCCACAGGCTGGCGAAGTGGCCCGTCTCGACGGTGAGGACGGCATCGCCCGGTGAGAGCGTGTTCACGAGGGCGGCCTCCCAGCCTCCCGTCCCCGAGCCGGGGAAGATCACCACGGGGCCCGAGGTGGAGAAGACCCGCTGCAACAACGGCATGAACTCCTGGAAGAGGGTCGCGAACTCCGGGCCGCGGTGGTCGAGCGTCGGTGCCGCCATCGCCCGCAGCACGCGCTCGGGGACGTTGGTCGGGCCGGGGACCTGGACGAGGTGGCGTCCCGGAAGGCGGGGCGCTGGGGACTGAGCCATTGGGGTAACCGCTCCCTTTAGTCGATCGGGCGTCGAGGCGCTGCACGCATCGTTGCAGATCGACGCCGCCGCGTTCGGTGCGGCAGGTGCCGCCACGAGCGCGCCGACGCGCCTCGCGCGCTCCGAGCAGTCGACCGCGCGCGGCGGTACTCGCGACCGCGCTTCAACGGAGCGCCAGTTGGGTGAGCCGCACCGCGGGAGAAGCCGTGGGGCCGCCCTCCAGGCCGTCCACCTCCTCGATCCAGGCAAGCGCGTCGAGGACGGCACGCGCCGCCCGCTGGATGCGGGCGCAGGAGCTCTTGATCGCCGCCACGGCGTCAGCCCCTCCCCCGGCCCAGGTGGCGAGGTAACCGAAGGAGTAGTCCCCGGAATCGATGCCGAGCGCCGCGCAGATGACGTACGCCGCCGACTCGGCCTCGAGCTCGGCGAGGGCTCGGCTGACGAACTGCTCATGGAGGAGCGCGTGCGCGAGCTCGTGCGCGAGCGTCTTCACCTGCTGGGCCGGGGCGTTCCGCTCCTCGACGCGGATGAGGCGGCGGGCGTGCGAGCAGTCCCCGTTCGATCCGGCCGAGAGCCTCGTCTCCTCGACGGAGAAGTCGAGGGTCTTCGCCACGGCTCGCAGTCGCGCGTACGCGCCACCCGGATCGCCGCCGGCGAGGCGCACGAAGACGGCGGGAGCGGGTGCGCCCTCTGTCTGGGAGTGGTC containing:
- a CDS encoding aminotransferase class V-fold PLP-dependent enzyme, whose product is MAQSPAPRLPGRHLVQVPGPTNVPERVLRAMAAPTLDHRGPEFATLFQEFMPLLQRVFSTSGPVVIFPGSGTGGWEAALVNTLSPGDAVLTVETGHFASLWAKVAAQFGLDVQTIATDWRSPVNPALVRERLSADAAHAIKAVLVTHNETSTGVTSDIAAVREAIDAAGHPALLFVDAVSSLASIDYRHDEWRVDVTVAGSQKGLMLPPGLGFNAVSEKALAASTGASLPRAFWEWKPVLDQNASGFFPYTPATNLLLGLREALGMLMEEGLEQIFSRHLRHSRAARAAVEAWGLELLCTAKEAYSPTVTAVLLPEGHTDAEFRKVAHDHFGLALGAGMGQLAGKVFRIGHLGDFDDLSLIAALAGVELSLERGGLPHHHGGVAAALDELRASA
- a CDS encoding ImmA/IrrE family metallo-endopeptidase; its protein translation is DHSQTEGAPAPAVFVRLAGGDPGGAYARLRAVAKTLDFSVEETRLSAGSNGDCSHARRLIRVEERNAPAQQVKTLAHELAHALLHEQFVSRALAELEAESAAYVICAALGIDSGDYSFGYLATWAGGGADAVAAIKSSCARIQRAARAVLDALAWIEEVDGLEGGPTASPAVRLTQLALR